In Terriglobus aquaticus, the genomic window GCCTCGTCCGCTGTGTCCGCTCCGACGGCGGAGCTTGCTACCGGCAGAGTAAAGCGAAACTCAGACCCGCGTCCAAGAGCGCTGTCGAGCGTGATAGTGCCGCCGTTCTCCTCAATGAGGAGGCGGGCGATCGCCAGGCCAAGTCCCGTCCCGCCGCTCTCGCGCGAGCGGGCCTTGTCGACCCGGTAAAAGCGCTCAAACAAGCGGCTGTGGTGCTCCATAGCAATGCCCGGCCCAAAGTCACGCACCCGGAACAGCACCATGCCGTTGCCCGTGTCTTCTGCCGCGACCTCGATCCGAGGCTCAGAACCGTCGCTCGGCCGGCCGTACTTGGCCGCGTTCTCCAGCAAGTTGGCCAGCACCTGCTGCACCGCAATCTCATCCGCCAGCACCGGTGTGGAAGTTGCACCCGATACTGTAAGTCTAGCGGAATCGCTGGTGAAGTTGCGCACGGCATCCTCGATCAACGTGCTCGCAGCGATGGACCGCCGCAGTGGCTTGCGGTCCGGAGCCTCCGTGCGCGCCAGCACCAGCAGATCCTCCGTCAGCCGCGACATCCGATCCACGTTCTTCAGGACGATCTCAACCCACGGCTCGGCTTCTGGCGCGATCAAACCACTGTCGAGCAAGGTTTCAGAGTAGCCACGGACGGACGTGAGCGGCGTGCGCAACTCGTGCGACACGTTCGCGACGAACTCGCGCTGCGCCCGCTCCAGCGCCTCAGCGCGGGTCACATCCCGCAACACCAGGACCGCGCCGCCGTTCGGCAAGGGCGCGGCATTCACATCGAAGATCCGGCCCGGCAGCAGCGTACTTGTTCGCAGGCTCGCCGGCGCGCGGTCCTCTACGACACGATCGACCAGCTCCAGCAGCGCGGGATCACGCAAGGTATGCGCCAGCGACCGACCCATGCGGATGACCGCACCCAGCCCGTGTGTGTCCAGGATCCGGCCCATCTCCGCATTGGTCCACGCCACGCGTCCGCCGCTGTCCACGCCCAGGACGCCGTCCTGCATGCCCTCCAGCAGGACTTCCAGTTGCAGACGCTTGTCGTCGGCGGCTTGCAGTTCCTGCCTGGCCTGAGCCTCACGGCTAGCCGCGAGCGCAACTACGGGTTGCAGTTCGTCCAGTACGGGACGTCCCTGCGCCAGGGCTTCAATCTCTGCCCGCAGACGCCGTTGGACCAGGCCGCTAACCAGCAGAGCTAGCACGACCGCCCCCGCCGCTCCCAGCCAGGGCCGCACCACCGCCGCAGCCAATGACAGCAGGGTTGCCGTCAGCACCAGCAGGCGTACGCGACCGGTCAGCGATCGAACTTGCAGCAAAGGTTCCCCTCAGGAGTGGTTCAGCGCAGTGGAGAAGGCGGCTTTGGCACCTTGGACGCGCGATAGCGCCGCACGGTGCAGCGCCGCCTTACTAAGCGTCTGCGCGTTCGAAGCGGTACCCGGCTCCGCGCATGGTCTTTAGAAAGCGCGGGTTCTCCGCGTCCTCTTCCATCTTTTCGCGGATTCGCCGGACGTAAACGTCTACCGATCGCGGCGTCACAAACCGGGCATCGCCCCAAACCGCATCCAGCAACTGATCGCGCGAGAACACGCGTCCGGGGTGCCGTGCCAGGTAGTCCAGCAGCCGGAACTCTGTCGCGGTCATC contains:
- a CDS encoding ATP-binding protein, encoding MLQVRSLTGRVRLLVLTATLLSLAAAVVRPWLGAAGAVVLALLVSGLVQRRLRAEIEALAQGRPVLDELQPVVALAASREAQARQELQAADDKRLQLEVLLEGMQDGVLGVDSGGRVAWTNAEMGRILDTHGLGAVIRMGRSLAHTLRDPALLELVDRVVEDRAPASLRTSTLLPGRIFDVNAAPLPNGGAVLVLRDVTRAEALERAQREFVANVSHELRTPLTSVRGYSETLLDSGLIAPEAEPWVEIVLKNVDRMSRLTEDLLVLARTEAPDRKPLRRSIAASTLIEDAVRNFTSDSARLTVSGATSTPVLADEIAVQQVLANLLENAAKYGRPSDGSEPRIEVAAEDTGNGMVLFRVRDFGPGIAMEHHSRLFERFYRVDKARSRESGGTGLGLAIARLLIEENGGTITLDSALGRGSEFRFTLPVASSAVGADTADEAF